The Mycolicibacterium aurum genome segment CCGCGGGGATGCCCTGTTCGAACCGGAACCCGAGTGCCAGACCCACACCCATGACGACAATGGTGATCACCACGATGCGCACGAAGTCGGCGGTGAGCCGGGCCAGCAGCCCGGCGGCCCGGTGCACCGGAACCACCCAGAACCGGGACAGCAGACCGACGTCGCGCTCGCGCATGATGCCGACCGCGCCGATGATCGCGCCGGTCATCCCGCCGACCAGCGCCACCAGCGGGACCTGGCCGTAGAGCCCACTGTTGCCGGTGACCTGCTCGATGACGTCGCCGAGGACGATGTCCAGTGCGGCGAGGAACACCGCGGGCATCACCAGCGACTGCACCAGCGTGGCGGGGTCCCGGCTCCAGCGCCGCAGAATCCGCGCCGTCAGGACCGCGACCTGAGGCAGCAGCCGTTTCGGCGAGTTCTCCCACACCCTGTCGACGCGGTGCCTGCCGCCGGGCCGGTACGGAGCCGACACGGACGAATCGGTGGTCACGACTGCCTTCTCCGCGTCACCACGACATGCAGGGCCAGCGCCACCAGAATCGACGCCAGCGCCCACACCACACCGGGGGCCAGCACCGACCACGTCGCCTCCGGTGCGGCACCGGAGCTGTCACCGGCCAGCGCCTGCAGACCGTAGACCCACTGCGACAGCGGCTGATTACGCACGAATCCCTGAATCCAGTCCGGGAACCGTTCGACGGGCTGCAGGCCCACCGACGCCAGTCCCAGCGTCAGCTGCGGGATCAGCATCATCGGTGCGGTGGCCTCCGGGTTCTGGGTGGCGACGCCGATGAGGTCGCCGATGATGGCGAGCGCGGCGCCGATCAGCAGCACCAACGCCACGAAGCCGAGGGTGCTGACGACATCGGACTGGAGCCGGAAACCGATGACGTAGCCGCACGCCACCGACACCGCCAGCGCGATGCAGCAGCGGTACATGCTCGCCGTCATCCGCGACGCGAGCGGGGTCACCGACGGTATGGGCATGGCGCGGAATCGCCGGTTGATGCCCTGCACGGAGTCGGTCGCCGAGCGGAACGCGGCGGAGATCGCGGCGAACCAGATCGCCTGCAGGATGATCAGTGGCGTCAGGTACTGCGCGTAGCTGCTCAGCGGCTGCACCGCGCCCATCATCTGCTTCAGCGGCAGGTAATAGCCGACGGTGAAGACGATCGAGCCGACGACCTGGGTGGCAAGTTCGCCGTTGCGCAACGTCGGGATGATCATCCGGATCGTCAGCACCCACCACTGCTGGATGGCCGACACCGGCGGCCGCACGCCGTGGGGTATCGCGGCCCGTCGCGGCGCGACCGAGAGCCCTGACTGGTCGATCACGCGTACGCGTCCGCTTCCACCAGCGTGTCCGGCTGGTCACCGCCGTTCGGATGGTCACCGGTGAGTGCGAGGAACACCTCGTCGAGCGACGGCCGGCGCAACGCGATGTCCATCAGCTCGATGTTGGCCTCGCTCAACAGGTGCAGCGCCTGCATCAGGGTGTTGGGGCCGTCGGGTGCCGGCATCGAGATGCGGTCCGAGGTGTCGGTCAACGCGGCCCGGTTCGCGTCGGGCAGCAGCCCGCCGAGGACCCGCGCGACCTCGGGGATGTCGGCGAGCTGGCGCGGCACGATCTCGCAGTAGGTTCCGCCGGTGCGCTCCTTGAGCTGATCGGCGGTGCCCTCGGCGATCACGGTGCCCTTGTCGATCACGATGATGCGGTCGCTGAGAAGGTCGGCTTCCTCGAGATACTGCGTGGTCAGCAGCGTCGCGATACCGGCCTCCTTGAAGTCGGTGACGAGCTCCCAGATGGCCTGCCTGCTGCGGGGATCCAGACCCGTGGTCGGCTCGTCGAGGAACACCACCTCGGGGCGGACCACCAGCCCGCACGCGATGTCGATGCGCCGCTTCATGCCGCCGGAGTAGTTCCCGACGGCACGGTCGCCCGCACCCACCAGGTCGAACTGCTCCAGCAGCTCCTGCGCCCGCTGCTTGGCCACCTTCTTCTTCAGGCCCTGCAGCCGGCCGAACATCAGCAGGTTCTCGCGGCCCGTCAGCAGGTCGTCGAGCGCGGCGTGCTGACCGGTGAGCATCAACGCGCGCCGCACACCGGCAGGGTCGCTGACCACGTCGTGGCCGGCGATCAGGGCCCGCCCGCTGTCGGGCTTGATCAGCGTGGACAGGATGTTGACCGTCGTCGTCTTACCCGCGCCGTTGGGGCCGAGCAGGCCCAGCACCTCTCCACGTTCCACTTCGAAGCTGACATCTCGCAGTGCGACCACGGGGCCGAACGACTTCTTGATGCCTGCGACGACCACCGCCTTGTCCGAGCTCGCCATGTGCCCCTCCTACCCGGTCACGGTCACGACAGATCGACCAGCGCCAGCTCATCGCCGGCCGCGTCGGTGTCTTCCTCGGCGAGTGCATCCCTCGTGATGTCGAGAAGTGCAGCCGAGTACTGCCGGGCAAAGGATTCCACATCGGTGGGGCCGAGACGGCGGCTGTCGTACCACCAGTCCAGGGACAGCACGCCCGCGGTGCGATAGACCCGCAGCTCCAGCGCGTGGCCCAGCCCGGGGAGGGCGTCACGAATCGGCATGGCGGTGTCGGTGTCGAACCGGACCGCAGCATCGTCGGGTTGTTCTGCGGGCACGTCGGGGATGGTCCCGACGTGGGTGAACAGGATGTCGGCGGGCCGGCTCGCACCCAGCACGCGCGCCGTCGGCGCGTACAGGTACCGCAGCAGGCCGTACCCGATGCCGTAGTGCGGTACCGCCTTCAGTGTGTCGCGCACGTCCTCCAGCGTTGCGGTCGCGGACGCCCGCCCGGAGGCGTTGAGCACGACCGGATGGATCGTGGTGAACCAGCCGACGGTGCGCTGCAGGTCGACGTCGGGCTTGAGCACCGAGCGGCCGCGGCCACCGAGGTCGACGGCCACCGCGCCCTCGCCGACCGTCGCGGCAACGGTGCGGCCCAGCGCAGCCAGCAGGATCTCCTCGATCGGCAACCGCAGCCGCCGCCGGGCGTCGTCGATCTCACCGGTCTCGGCGGCCGACAGCGGCGCGGACAGCCGCACCAGGTCGTCGGCGCCGGGACGCTCCGCGGTCTCCGGGCCCGCCACGCTCACCGTGCCCCTACGCGCCGTGTCCAGCCAGTAGTCACGGCTGTCCAGCACGGCGGGATGGCTGGTCAGGCCGGCGCAGCGCTGCGACCATTCCCGCCAGGACGCGGTCACGGGCGCCAGCTCGATCTCCTGACCCGACAGCTGCTGGCTGAACGCCGTGAAGATGTCGGTGAGCAGCACGTCACGGGAGACACCGTCGTCACCCGCACCGACGGCCGTTCCGTGCAGGCTCAGCGCCAGGTAGGACGGACCGCCGCCGGCGCCCCGGATCAGCGTGGCGGTCAGCGGGACCACGACCTGATGCTCACGCACCTGCTCGTCCAGGAGGCCCAGTACGGCGTCGCGCTCCTGCGGACTGCCCGAGACCAGGCCCTCCGGCAGCTGCCTGACGGCCAACTCCGTGAACTCGCCGGCTTCTGCGATGTGCTGATCCCAGGTGCCCGCGCGTTCCACGAGGTGCACGCGCAACGCGTCATGGGCGGTGGTCACCGCGGTCAGCACCGCCCGCACATCGGCCTCGCCGACGTCGGATCGCAGGCCGAGGATCACCGGGATGCGCCAGCGGCCGAGGTCGCGCAGGCCGTACTCCAGGAAGTACGCCACATTGGGCGGCACCGGGGGGCTGACGACGTCGTCCATCGACTGTCGCGCCAGACCGCCCTCGGCGTACCGCGCCGTCAGCACCTTCGCCAGCGACGCGACCGTCTGGTTCTCGTACAGGTCCTGCGGGGTGAGGTCCAGCCCCTCGTGGCCCGCCGTCATCGCGACGCTGATCGCGATCAGCGAGTCGCCGCCGATCTCGAAGAAGTTGGCGTTGCGATCGATGTGGGACAGCCCGAGGCACTGCGACCAGATGCGCGCCATCGCGGCCTCGACGGTGGAGACACCGCCCGCGGCGGCAGGTGCCGCGCCGGCCGGGCTGCCGGCCGCGGTGACGCCTGCGGCGCCGCCTCCCCCGGCCAGCCATGTCGCGGCACCGTTGTGCTCGACCCAGTGGCGTTCCGGGGCGAAGGGGTAGCCCGGCAGCGTGACCAGGGAGCGTTGGTCGTCGCCGCCGCGATTCCAGGCCGGACTCCAGTCGACGTCCACGCCCGCGGCCCAGAGCTGCCCGAGGCCGAGCAGGAACGTGTCGCGGTCGCTGCGGTTCTGCGCCTGGTGACGCATCAGCCGCACCGCGCGGTGCCGTTCGGCCCACCGCGGATGCCTGCCCGCCGATGACGTCAGGGTGCCGCCGGGACCGACCTCGACGAGTACCCGGTCGGGCGCGGTCAGCAGCGCGTCGAGCTCATCGGCGAACCGGACGGTGGCCCGGATCTGACGCGCCCAGGTCGACGGGTTGGTGGCCTCCGACGCCGACATCGTGGTGCCGGTGATGTTGGACAGCAGCGGAATCTGCGGTTCCCGCAACGTCATCCGCGACAGGAACGAGGTGAACTCGGCGACCACGGAGTCCATCAGCCGCGAATGGAACGCGTGCGAGGTCCGAACGCGGCGCGCCACGATCCCCTTCTCCGCCAAGCCTGCCTGGAATGTCCGGATCGCGTCTTCGCTGCCCGCGATCACACAGCTGCCCGGGTCGTTGATCGTGGCGAGATCCACGTCGGGGGTGAGGTGCTCGGCGATGGCCTCCGGGCTGAGCGCGACCGCGACCATGACCCCGCGCGGGGCGGCGTGCATCAGGCGGGCACGCATCGACACCACCTTGACCGCGGTGTCCAGGTCGAACACGCCCGCCAGGGTGGCCGCCGGGTACTCGCCGATGCTGTGGCCGGCCATGATCGACGGCGTCACGCCGTAGGACTGGATCAGCTTGGCCAGCGCGTACTCGACGGTGAACAGTGCGGGCTGGGCCCGGTCGGTGTGCTCCAGATTGCGGCCGACCCCGTCGAAGATCTCGGCCCGCAGGTCGTAGCCCATCTCGTCGCTGAACGCTGTCGCGCACTCGTCGAAGTGCCGGGCGAACACCGGCTCGGTGTCGTGCAGCCCGCGGGCCATGCCGATGTGCTGCGCGCCCTGACCCGGGAACAGGAACGCCACCCGATCGGCGGAACTCTCCGAGCCGTCCCAATCGGGGTGCCCACTGCCGACGAACACGTTGTCCGTCTCGGCGGCGGTCAACACCGCGGCCGCGTCCTCGCGGTCGGCGACCACGGCGGCCAACCGGATGGGTTCCTTGCGGCGCCGGGTCAGCGTGTAGGCGGCGTCGGGCAGGCTCAGCCCGTCCGCCTCCGCCAGCTCGCGGGCCAGCGCGGCACGCGACTGCGCAAGTGCCTCTTCGGTTTTGGCGGAGAGCACCAGAACCTGCGGTCCCGACTGGGACGGCGCGGGCGCAGCGACCCTGCCCGGCGCCTCCTCGAGCACGATGTGGGCGTTGGTGCCGCCGACCCCGAACGAGCTGACGCCGGCACGACGGATGCCGTCGACCTCCCACGGGCCGTCCTGGTTGCGGATACGGAACGGTCCGCGGTCCAGGTGCAGCTCGGGGTTCGGGCTGCTGTAGTGCAGGGTGGGCGGGATGACGCCGTGCTCGAGGCACAGGATCGCCTTGATCAGACCCGCGATGCCCGCGGCCGTCTCGAGGTGGCCGATGTTCGACTTGACCGAACCGAGGTAGCACGGGTCGCTTCGGGTTTCCTCGGCCAGGTCGAACGCCTGCCGCAGGCCCTCGATCTCGATCGGATCCCCGATGGGGGTGCCGGTTCCGTGCGTCTCGACGTAGGTGACCGTCGAGGCGTCCACGCCGGCGATCGCGTGCGCCTCGGCGATGACCTCGGCCTGGCCGATCGAGTTGGGGGCGGCGTAGGTCATCTTGGTGGAGCCGTCGTTGTTCAGCGCCGAACCGCGGATCACGGCATGGATGTGGTCGCCGTCGTCGACCGCGTCCTGCAGGGCCTTGAGCACCAGGACACCGACGCCGCTGCCGAAGATGGTGCCGTCCGAGCGCACGTCGAACGGTCGGCAGTGCCCGCTCGGCGACACCATCGATCCCTGCTCGTACCAGTAGCCGACGCGGTTGGGGATGCGGATCGACGACCCGCCGGCCAGCGCGATGTCGCACTCGCCGTTGAGGATCGACTGGCACGCCAGGTGCACCGCCACCAGCGACGACGAACACGCGGTGGCCACCGACAGCGCCGGACCGCGGAAGTCGAACTGGTGGGCCACGCGGGTGGCCAGATGGTCCTTGTCGTTGGACAGCGACAGCGAGACCATGTCGAAGCTGGCGCCCTGGCCGATCACCATGGCCGGGTCGTAGTTCGACATCAGGTTGTGCAGCAGGTAGCCACTGGTGGAGCTGGTCCCGAAGACACCGACGGTGGCCTCCAGCTCGGCCGGGTCGTACCCGGCGTCCTCCAGTGCGTGGTACACCGACTGCAGGAACAGCCGGTGCTGCGGATCGAGCATCCGGGCCGCATGGGGCGTGAAGCCGAAGAACTCTGCGTCGAACTCCTCGATGCCCGCCATCAGCGCGGCGCGACGCACGTACGAGCTGTTGGTCAGGGTGCGTTCGGTGACCCCGGCGGCCAGCAGCTCGTCCTCGGAGAGGTCGACGATCGACTCGACGCCGTTGCGCAGGTTGCGCCAGAACTCCGACACCGAGTTGGCTCCCGGGAACCGGCCCGCCATGCCGATGACGGCGATGGCGTTGTCGGGGAGTTGACCGTCAAGCTCCCCTGCACTGCTGGTCACGATCTCGGTCCTACCTTTCGCCGGGATGCGGCTCGTTGACGTGCTGCGGCGCGCTGCTGTGCGCGCTCACGCAGCGCATTGGGACGCTCGGAGGACTCGTCCTGCTCCTCGAGCCCGAGCTGACGGATCAGGTCGAGCGCGACGTCGGCCAGCGTCGCTCCCTGCAGCAACAGTGCCACAGGGGGCTCGACGCCGAAATCGCCGCGAATCGTGTTGCGCATCCGGACGGCCATCAGGGAGTCCAGACCCATCTCGGTCAGCGGCCGCGCCGTGTCCACGGCGCTGTCGTCCGAGTAGCCCATGACGCCGGAGATGCGGCGGCGCAACCGGGCGAGGACCACGCGGTGCACCTCGGCGGCGTCCATCTCCTTGAGCGCGTCGGCACCGCCCCAGTCCTCGTCGGCGTCGTCGGTGTCCAGCTCGCCCACCAGGTCGGAGAAGAAGCCGATCTGTGCGATCTCGGGGAACGCGGCCGCCGCCCGATCCAGCCGCAACCGGGCGATACCGACGCGCGACAGTCCCGCGGACAGCACGCCGCCGAGCGCGTCCACGCCCTCGGCAGGGGTGATCGGGTCCAGCACCGAGAAGCTCAGCGAGCTGGCCAGGCCGACCTCGGCCCACTGACCCCAGTTGATCGTGGTCGCGGGCAGACCGGCCGCCTTGCGCCAGGTCACCAGGGCGTCCAGCCAACCGTTCGCGCACGCGTACGCCGCCTGTCCAGGCGAGCCGAGCAGCGAGGCGACCGAGCTGAAGCCCACCCACCAGTCCAGTTCCTTGGTGGCGGTGACCTCGTGGAGTCGCCACGCGCCGAGCGCCTTCGGCGTCCAGATGGTGTCGAGGCTCTCCCGGGTCAGGCCGACGACGAGTTCGTCGGCCAGCACGGCCGCCGAGTGGATCAGGCCGCGCAGCGGCTTGCCCGTCTCCTCGGCCGCGGCGGTGAGCCGCTCGGCGACTCCCGGTGCGGCGATGTCGCCGAGCACGGTGACGATCTCCGCGCGCGCCGACAGCTCGTCGAGAACAGACTGCGCCTCCGCCGAGGCGGCACTGCGGCCGTTGAGCACGACACGACCCGCTCCGGCCTCCACCAGCCAGCGCACCACGGCCAGGCCCACGCCGCCCAGTGCTCCGGAGACGATGTAGGACGCATCACCGCGCGCCAGCGGCTGATTCGACGCCGTCGGCAGGGCGGCCCGCGAGAGCCGCTCCACCCAGCGGGTGCCGCCGCGCCAGGCGACGACGTCGTCGATCCCGGTACCCGAGCCGTCGGCCTCGATCTCGGCGATCAGCGCCGCGGCGTCCCCGCCCGCGCCGAGGTCGACGAGGGTGGCGTGCAGATCGGGATGCTCGTAGGCGAGCACCCGCACCAGTGCCTTCAGGCTGCCGACCGCCGGGTTGCCCGGGCCGTCGGCATCGCCGGTGACCAGGCCGCCACGGCTGACCAGCCACAGGCGTGGCGGCTTTCCGTGCCAGCTACCGACGACGGCGCGTACGGCTCCGGCCACACCCCACAGCACGTCACGCGCGTGCGCCAGGTGCGCCTCGGTGTGGGTGCCGTCGAAGTCGCCGTCGTCGACGACGATGACCACCCCGGCCGGCGGCAACGCCGAATCCGCGGTGGCGCCGGCGAATGCGTCGCGCACCGTGGACTCGTCACCCAGATCGGCGGTGACGACCCGGCGCTGCGGGCGGGCGAAGCTGTCCGCGAACTGCTGCGCGGTGGCCATTGCTGCCGCACCGTCGGCGAGGACGAGCCAGCTGCCCGTCGGCGAGCCGGCGGGCGGCACCGCAGATTCGACCCAACGGGAATCGAAGATCTTCTGCGACAACGGAAGTGGCACCGTGCGGCGCTGGATGCGCTTGAGCTGGACATCGTCGACCTGGGCCAGCACCGCGCCCGCGTCGTCGGTCAGGGTGACGCGGCCGGTGGTGTCACCGGTCTCCTCGTCGACGCCGACCAGCTCGGCATGGCACTTCGCCCGCCGGCCGATGTCGCCGAACACCCGGATGGATCCGAAGCCGACCGGCAGATAGGTGACGTCGGTGGCGCCGGAGAGGACGTCGTCGCTCATGGCGGCCGCGAGGCCCTGCAGCGCCGCGTCCAGCATCACCGGGTGCAGCGCGATGCCGCGGTGCGGCGTGGCCTCGTCGGGCAGCACGATCTCGGTGTCGGCCGCTCCAGTGGAGCGCACCACGCGGGTCAGCGCGGCGAAGGCGTGCGCGTGATGGGCGCCGGTGCGGCGCAGCGCGGTGTAGAAGTCCGCCGGAGACACCGGGGTGCCGCCGGTCGACGGTGCCACCTTGGCCGGTGCGCCGCCGTCCGCGGCGCGGACGGTGCCGACCGCGTGCCGCGTCCAGGTGCCCATCTCCGAGCGCGAGTGGATCTCGACGCGCAGCGTCCCGTCGTCGAGGCGGACGATCTGAGTGGTCAGCATGGTGTGGCTGTCCAGCGGGAGCATCTGCTCCACCTCGACCAAGGCCGCCACGCCGGTGGCGGGCAGGCCGAGCGCCTCCCGGCCGGCGGCCAGCGTGATCTCGGCGAAGCCGGCGCCGGGCATGACGGGCAGCCCGTGCACGATGTGGTCGGCCAGCCACGGGTGCAGCTCCAGACCCACGTCGGACTGCCAGACGTGGCCCGTGCCCGACGGCAGCTCGACGTGCAAGCCGAGCAGCGGATGAGCGCCGGCGAACTGCTGACCTGCGGAGCGGTCGGCCATCCAGTAGTGGGTGTGCTGCCACGGCGTCGGCGGGACCGAGACGAGGTGCGATGTCGTCTGCTCGTCGGCCTTGACGGCGGGCGGCCGCACCGCGGCCAGCTGCGCGTGGAACGCCAGCGTCTCGGGCTGGTCCCTGTTGACGGTCGCCCCCACGTGGTAGCGGCGACTGGTCCCCTGCGCGGCGAGGGTGTCCGAGATCGCATGCGCGAGCAGCGGATGCGGGCTGATCTCGATGAAATTGCTGTGCTCGGCGCTGGCCTCGTGGACCGCCTGGCTGAACCGCACCGGGTTGCGCAGATTGGCCGCCCAGTAGTCGGCGCTGTACATCGGCGCCGACCCGGCGTAGCCGACGGTGGACACCAGCGGGATCTTCGGCGCCGCCGGCTTCAGGTAGGCCAGGGCCTCGGTCAGCTCCGGCAGCACCGGGTCGATCGTGGGATGGTGCGACGCGACGTCCACCTCGATGCGGCGTGCGAGCTTGCCCTGGGCGTCGACGAGGGCGACCAGTTCGTCGACCTGGTCCGGTGGACCTGCGATGACGGACTGCTTGGGTGAGGCGTAGACCGCGATCGTGATGTCGGGCCGGTCGGCGATCAGCTTCTCGGTCGCCTGGGCGTCGAGTTCCAGCAGCGCCATCGCGCCCTGGCCGGACAGCCGCTTCATCAGCCGCGTCCGGGTGGCGATCACGTCCAGGCCCTCGGCGGGAGTCAGGACGCCTGCCACCACCGCGGCGGTGGCCTCGCCCATCGAGTGCCCGATCACCGCGTCCGGCTCCACACCGTAGGACCGCCACAGCGCGGTCAGCGCCAGCTGCATCCCGACGATCACGGGCTGGATGCGGTCGATGCCGACCACCGGCTCGCCGGCCTCCAGGGTGTCGCGCAGCGAGAAGCCGACCTTGTCGCGGAACGCCGGTTCCAGGTCGTCGACGGCGGCGGCGAACGCGGGTTCCTCGGCCAGCAGAGCCTTGCCCATGCCGGGCCACTGCGCGCCCTGCCCCGAGTAGAGGAAGACCGTTCCCGAACCCACCTTGGCGTCGTGGGCACCGACCAGGCCGGGTGCGGGCTGACCGGCGGCCAGTGCGCGCAGCGCGGTCACCGCCTCGTCGTGGGTGCGGGCGCTGACCGTGGCGATCGTCGGGTAGCGGCTGCGGTGGTGGTTGACGGTGTAGGCGACGTCGACCAGCGGCACGGTGGCGCCGTCGCCCGCCAGCCAGTCGGCCAGCGCCGCGGCGGAGGCGGCCAGCCGGTCCGCCGTCTTGCCCGACACGACGAGGGTCGTCACCTTCTCAGGCGCAGCCGGCGCGGGGGCAACCTCGGGCCCCTGCTCGAGCACGATGTGGGCGTTGGTGCCGCCCATGCCGAACGACGACACCGCGGCCCGGCGGGGATGCTCGCTCGCCGGCCACGGCGATGCCTCCGTCGGCACGAAGAGCCGGGTCGAAGCGGCGTCGATCGTGGGGTTCCACTTCTCGAAGTGCAGGTTGGGCGCGATGGTGCCGTGCTGCAGCGTCAGCACCGTCTTGATGAATCCGGCGACGCCCGCGGCGGCCTCGGTGTGACCCATGTTCGACTTGACGGCGCCCAGCGCGCAGGGGGTGTCGCCCTTGCCGTACACCGCGGCCAGCGCGTCGAACTCGATGGGGTCGCCCAGAGATGTTCCGGTGCCGTGGGTTTCGACGAAGCTGACGGTGCCCGCGGCGACGTCGGCCGAGCGCAGGGCGCGGGTGATGACGTCGCGCTGCGACGGGGCGTTCGGTGCGGTCAGGCCGTTGGACCGGCCGTCCTGGTTGACCGCGGACCCGCGGACGACGCCGAGCACGCGG includes the following:
- a CDS encoding daunorubicin/doxorubicin resistance ABC transporter ATP-binding protein DrrA, which codes for MASSDKAVVVAGIKKSFGPVVALRDVSFEVERGEVLGLLGPNGAGKTTTVNILSTLIKPDSGRALIAGHDVVSDPAGVRRALMLTGQHAALDDLLTGRENLLMFGRLQGLKKKVAKQRAQELLEQFDLVGAGDRAVGNYSGGMKRRIDIACGLVVRPEVVFLDEPTTGLDPRSRQAIWELVTDFKEAGIATLLTTQYLEEADLLSDRIIVIDKGTVIAEGTADQLKERTGGTYCEIVPRQLADIPEVARVLGGLLPDANRAALTDTSDRISMPAPDGPNTLMQALHLLSEANIELMDIALRRPSLDEVFLALTGDHPNGGDQPDTLVEADAYA
- a CDS encoding type I polyketide synthase; protein product: MAGRFPGANSVSEFWRNLRNGVESIVDLSEDELLAAGVTERTLTNSSYVRRAALMAGIEEFDAEFFGFTPHAARMLDPQHRLFLQSVYHALEDAGYDPAELEATVGVFGTSSTSGYLLHNLMSNYDPAMVIGQGASFDMVSLSLSNDKDHLATRVAHQFDFRGPALSVATACSSSLVAVHLACQSILNGECDIALAGGSSIRIPNRVGYWYEQGSMVSPSGHCRPFDVRSDGTIFGSGVGVLVLKALQDAVDDGDHIHAVIRGSALNNDGSTKMTYAAPNSIGQAEVIAEAHAIAGVDASTVTYVETHGTGTPIGDPIEIEGLRQAFDLAEETRSDPCYLGSVKSNIGHLETAAGIAGLIKAILCLEHGVIPPTLHYSSPNPELHLDRGPFRIRNQDGPWEVDGIRRAGVSSFGVGGTNAHIVLEEAPGRVAAPAPSQSGPQVLVLSAKTEEALAQSRAALARELAEADGLSLPDAAYTLTRRRKEPIRLAAVVADREDAAAVLTAAETDNVFVGSGHPDWDGSESSADRVAFLFPGQGAQHIGMARGLHDTEPVFARHFDECATAFSDEMGYDLRAEIFDGVGRNLEHTDRAQPALFTVEYALAKLIQSYGVTPSIMAGHSIGEYPAATLAGVFDLDTAVKVVSMRARLMHAAPRGVMVAVALSPEAIAEHLTPDVDLATINDPGSCVIAGSEDAIRTFQAGLAEKGIVARRVRTSHAFHSRLMDSVVAEFTSFLSRMTLREPQIPLLSNITGTTMSASEATNPSTWARQIRATVRFADELDALLTAPDRVLVEVGPGGTLTSSAGRHPRWAERHRAVRLMRHQAQNRSDRDTFLLGLGQLWAAGVDVDWSPAWNRGGDDQRSLVTLPGYPFAPERHWVEHNGAATWLAGGGGAAGVTAAGSPAGAAPAAAGGVSTVEAAMARIWSQCLGLSHIDRNANFFEIGGDSLIAISVAMTAGHEGLDLTPQDLYENQTVASLAKVLTARYAEGGLARQSMDDVVSPPVPPNVAYFLEYGLRDLGRWRIPVILGLRSDVGEADVRAVLTAVTTAHDALRVHLVERAGTWDQHIAEAGEFTELAVRQLPEGLVSGSPQERDAVLGLLDEQVREHQVVVPLTATLIRGAGGGPSYLALSLHGTAVGAGDDGVSRDVLLTDIFTAFSQQLSGQEIELAPVTASWREWSQRCAGLTSHPAVLDSRDYWLDTARRGTVSVAGPETAERPGADDLVRLSAPLSAAETGEIDDARRRLRLPIEEILLAALGRTVAATVGEGAVAVDLGGRGRSVLKPDVDLQRTVGWFTTIHPVVLNASGRASATATLEDVRDTLKAVPHYGIGYGLLRYLYAPTARVLGASRPADILFTHVGTIPDVPAEQPDDAAVRFDTDTAMPIRDALPGLGHALELRVYRTAGVLSLDWWYDSRRLGPTDVESFARQYSAALLDITRDALAEEDTDAAGDELALVDLS
- a CDS encoding ABC transporter permease, whose protein sequence is MTTDSSVSAPYRPGGRHRVDRVWENSPKRLLPQVAVLTARILRRWSRDPATLVQSLVMPAVFLAALDIVLGDVIEQVTGNSGLYGQVPLVALVGGMTGAIIGAVGIMRERDVGLLSRFWVVPVHRAAGLLARLTADFVRIVVITIVVMGVGLALGFRFEQGIPAAIAWVFMPALFGVALSAAVLTLALFSSSTIAPQATEIVIAILMFFSIGFVPLDQYPEWLQPFVENQPVSTTIEAMKGLSLEGPIAEPVLFSVLWAVGIAAVCAVPLAIGYRRASKRG
- a CDS encoding type I polyketide synthase, translating into MKTTFDRISAMSAEQRGKLAEQFEKASRVAGAEPIAVVGIGCRFPGGVTGPDSYWKFLESGTDAITEVPADRWDGDAFYDPDPMAPGKMPSKWGAYIDDVAGFDAEFFGITPREAAAMDPQQRVLLEVAYEALENAGLAPDTVGELRAAVMIGVYYNEYQNASAGNPDTIDAYSATGNAHSVTVGRVAYLLGLKGPAVAVDTACSSSLVSIHLACQSLRMRESDLALAGGVSLSLRPETQLALAKWGMLSPHGRCYSFDSRANGFVRGEGAGVVVLKRLTDAVRDGDRVLGVVRGSAVNQDGRSNGLTAPNAPSQRDVITRALRSADVAAGTVSFVETHGTGTSLGDPIEFDALAAVYGKGDTPCALGAVKSNMGHTEAAAGVAGFIKTVLTLQHGTIAPNLHFEKWNPTIDAASTRLFVPTEASPWPASEHPRRAAVSSFGMGGTNAHIVLEQGPEVAPAPAAPEKVTTLVVSGKTADRLAASAAALADWLAGDGATVPLVDVAYTVNHHRSRYPTIATVSARTHDEAVTALRALAAGQPAPGLVGAHDAKVGSGTVFLYSGQGAQWPGMGKALLAEEPAFAAAVDDLEPAFRDKVGFSLRDTLEAGEPVVGIDRIQPVIVGMQLALTALWRSYGVEPDAVIGHSMGEATAAVVAGVLTPAEGLDVIATRTRLMKRLSGQGAMALLELDAQATEKLIADRPDITIAVYASPKQSVIAGPPDQVDELVALVDAQGKLARRIEVDVASHHPTIDPVLPELTEALAYLKPAAPKIPLVSTVGYAGSAPMYSADYWAANLRNPVRFSQAVHEASAEHSNFIEISPHPLLAHAISDTLAAQGTSRRYHVGATVNRDQPETLAFHAQLAAVRPPAVKADEQTTSHLVSVPPTPWQHTHYWMADRSAGQQFAGAHPLLGLHVELPSGTGHVWQSDVGLELHPWLADHIVHGLPVMPGAGFAEITLAAGREALGLPATGVAALVEVEQMLPLDSHTMLTTQIVRLDDGTLRVEIHSRSEMGTWTRHAVGTVRAADGGAPAKVAPSTGGTPVSPADFYTALRRTGAHHAHAFAALTRVVRSTGAADTEIVLPDEATPHRGIALHPVMLDAALQGLAAAMSDDVLSGATDVTYLPVGFGSIRVFGDIGRRAKCHAELVGVDEETGDTTGRVTLTDDAGAVLAQVDDVQLKRIQRRTVPLPLSQKIFDSRWVESAVPPAGSPTGSWLVLADGAAAMATAQQFADSFARPQRRVVTADLGDESTVRDAFAGATADSALPPAGVVIVVDDGDFDGTHTEAHLAHARDVLWGVAGAVRAVVGSWHGKPPRLWLVSRGGLVTGDADGPGNPAVGSLKALVRVLAYEHPDLHATLVDLGAGGDAAALIAEIEADGSGTGIDDVVAWRGGTRWVERLSRAALPTASNQPLARGDASYIVSGALGGVGLAVVRWLVEAGAGRVVLNGRSAASAEAQSVLDELSARAEIVTVLGDIAAPGVAERLTAAAEETGKPLRGLIHSAAVLADELVVGLTRESLDTIWTPKALGAWRLHEVTATKELDWWVGFSSVASLLGSPGQAAYACANGWLDALVTWRKAAGLPATTINWGQWAEVGLASSLSFSVLDPITPAEGVDALGGVLSAGLSRVGIARLRLDRAAAAFPEIAQIGFFSDLVGELDTDDADEDWGGADALKEMDAAEVHRVVLARLRRRISGVMGYSDDSAVDTARPLTEMGLDSLMAVRMRNTIRGDFGVEPPVALLLQGATLADVALDLIRQLGLEEQDESSERPNALRERAQQRAAARQRAASRRKVGPRS
- a CDS encoding ABC transporter permease, which encodes MIDQSGLSVAPRRAAIPHGVRPPVSAIQQWWVLTIRMIIPTLRNGELATQVVGSIVFTVGYYLPLKQMMGAVQPLSSYAQYLTPLIILQAIWFAAISAAFRSATDSVQGINRRFRAMPIPSVTPLASRMTASMYRCCIALAVSVACGYVIGFRLQSDVVSTLGFVALVLLIGAALAIIGDLIGVATQNPEATAPMMLIPQLTLGLASVGLQPVERFPDWIQGFVRNQPLSQWVYGLQALAGDSSGAAPEATWSVLAPGVVWALASILVALALHVVVTRRRQS